A region of the Vanrija pseudolonga chromosome 2, complete sequence genome:
cgtcgtcgtctgtgcgcgcacgcgacgccgccgtctcagtgcggcgccgcctctcggccttgcgcgccttctTGATCTCCTTCAGACGCGccatcttctcctccttaagcttggccttgccgccgtccaAATCACGGTCACGGTAAAGCGACGTCGGAGCGCTCTCGCTGAGGGCCGAAACTGCGTCAATGTCGATGACGCCGGGGCGCGAGCCATCCTCATTGTCCGAGTACACCTCGACGCTGGTCACGTCGCCCATgtggcgagctggcggtgggggcgcaacgacggctcggcgcgacgcacCGGGGCGTGTGCCGCCAAAGGGACCGGCGGCGATCGTTTGTGACGCCACCTGCTGGGGACGACCTCCGCGTCCCGGGCccgcacctcgtccacgcccgcgcggcgcgccccgTCCTCGTGTCGATGGAGCCGGCGtgggctcggccttgacctctGGCTCCCTGCCTTGTCAGCCCAGTGCGAGAGCAGCGACTCACTGAACCGTTCGCCTGATGGGCATCTTGGGCTTGAACTTCATCTTCGCCACGCCAGATGCCGCCGGCTCTCCCCCGCTCAGTGCCGGCATGTTCGCGCCGCTGTTGGGACCAGTGGGggtcgccgaccgcgacgcAGTGCTTGGGCCCGCAACTGCAGCAACGGCCACTGGTCGAGGTGCTGGTGGAGCAGAAGCCTCGGGAGCTGAGTCGACATGCATCGCGTCCGGGTCAGCCGCCGGTGCCCTCGCTCGAGAACGAGCAGGCGGGGcagtcgaggtcgatgggCCAGCGGTGCCGTCAGCCTcggctgcagctgcagcgaCGAGCACTGGCTTTGAACGACGCGGACCTGGGTGCGCTGGTAGTCGGGGCTTGATGTCTCGTCCCGACATTGTTTTGATGGATAAGATGTGTTGAAGCGAGAGATGGATTGCACAAGTTGGCGCGTTCAAAATATCGCAGGCGTTGGATGATTCACAGTTGTGGGTGGAGGACGACCGTGGGAAATCTTTATCCCCACGTGGGAAATTTAGTTCCGCTAATCAGATCCCACCTTCTCATGTTCTAATCCCATCGACGTCATTTTCAAAAGTTTAAAATGAAATGCGAAGACAAACAACAATCACTTCCTCCACTCCATCAGTCCATAGCAAGTCTCGAGGCTGTCAAGCACGAGACCAGCAAAATGTGTTCTAAACAGGAACTATCTACCCGTACCCACGTTGTCCTCGCTGCTCACGATCTAACAAGGCGCCATCACCGCCCCAGAAGAGCCCGAAACATGTCGGATGACCAGCCATAAGGCTAAGCCGGCGACCATTGATGTGACTCCAGCCAGGCACGAGACCTTAACTGCGCAGAGTTGACATGACCATCTGTGTCGCAGCTACAGAATCTCACCAGCGCGGTATTTTTGGCTGACGCTAGCCAAAGTCTTTATCCTGCGCAGTCGCACCTTCTATGAGACTACAATGTGCTCACCACGCGGCCAGCAGGGTTGTTGTGGCCGCCAGCTGCGACGCTAACCCTGGCTAGGCACCTCGTGATGTCGCAGACACACATATGTACGCTCGCGGCTCCGCATCCACGCAGCCGTCTGACGTATGTACCACCACCTCGCTTCGACAACGAGACCATCAGTCCGAGTTGGGTACATAAACCCCATGGATCGCGCGGTCATCCTTGTTCCCTGTGTCCCTACTGTTCCCATCTGCGGATCAGCTTCGTCAAGGTCGGTTCTGTGCCAAGCCCTCGAGTTGTTCCCCATCAGCTGACGTCACAAGATGTTGATCGCCCCGCTGGTTGctgccatcctcgccgtcccgGCACTGGCCTCGAGATCCCCGTTCGGCCGGGTTCATCCTCTGCGGGCCTACGAGCCTGAGGGGATTGCTCGGAGGGAAGCgttcgagcgcgccgccttgCAGGCCAGGGCTCCCACTAATGACACGAACACGAATACCACTGTCTCGTACCGGTACAAGACGCCGAAGACTGAGCGTAAGTCGTTGGGTTTATTAATACTGATCCCCGCAGCATACCTCGTCACTGCGCTCCCGGATGTGACCTTCAACTTTGGCGAGCTGTACTCGGGCTCGGTGGCCGTGGATGCCAACAACCAGACCGAGGGCagcctcttcttcttctttgCGCCCAAGGCCGGCGACCCAGTGAACGAGGTCACCATCTGGCTTAACGGCGGTCCAGGATGCTCGAGTCTCGAGGGCTTCATCCAGGAGAATGGCCCGATCATCTGGGAGCCGGGAACCATTGCCCCCGTGGCGAACCCGTACTCGTGGAACAACTTGACCAACATGCTCTGGTGGGTAGAGCGAAGTTGAGGAGGATATTGACGGGCGCAGGGTCGATCAGCCGATCGGAACTGGCTTCTCCGCTGGCACGCCGTACGCCACGTCCCAGGAGGAGATCGCGGCTGCCTTCGCCAAGTTCTTCAAGAACTGGCAGGATATCTTCGGGATCCAGAACTACAAGATCTATGTCACGGGCGAGAGCTACGCCGGAAGATACGTGCCCTACATCTCGGCCGAGTTCATCAACCAGAACAACACGGCCAACTTTGACCTTGCAGGTGCGCTTGTCTACGACCCGGTTATCGGCGACATGTCACAAGTGCAGACACAGTTCCCCACCCTGGGACATGTGGAGGCCAATCTCAACATATGGGGATTCAACGACACATTCATGAACCAGCTCGCTGCGATCCACAAGGAGTGCGGGTACCAGGACTACTTGAACAAGTACCTTGTCTTCCCAGCCTCTGGCGTCCAGCCGCCACCTGGCAACGTTACAGACCGGTGCGACATCAACGACTTGGTCTTCGAGGAGGAATTCAGCATCAATACATGCTTCAACCCCTACTTTATTGTGAGTATTAGGGGGAGGATCACACACTGATCTTTAGAGCCAAGCTTGCCCGGTGCCCTACGACATCTTGGGCATGCCGGGAACTTTCCAGTACAGCCCGCCGGGCAACCCGCCGTACTTCACTAGGCCggatgtcgtcgccgccatccaCGCTCCGACGAGCTTCCAATGGAAGGagtgcgccgccggcaacgtGTTCGTCAAGGGTGTCGACAAGAGCGCCTTGTCGATCGAAAAGGTCCTCCCCCAAGTGATTGAGAAGACGAACCGTGTTCTCATCTCCAATGGCGACTTTGACTTTGTGGTCATGACCAACGGCACGCTCCTGGAAATCCAGAACATGACCTGGAACGGACACCTCGGATTCCAGTCCCCGCCGTACGAGCCCTGGATCCTCGATACCGTGGATGTCCGCTACGACGACGTGTTCCTCGCGTCTGGTCTGGACGGCATCAAGGGCCCGCGCGGCCAGCAGGGCTACTACCATGAGGAGCGCGGCTTGATGTGGGTGCAGACCTTCCAGGCCGGGCACATGCAGCCCGAGTAccagccgcgcgcggcatACCGACACCTCGAGTGGGTCCTGGGGCGTGTGCAGTCGATTTCCGACGCGAGCGCtccggcgtcctcctccaccaaCTCTTCTAGCGGCACGCCGTCTTCCGCCCCCAGCAGCCAGCGggacagcggcagcgcggaACGCGAGCCGGCGGTAGTTGCAGCCCTGCTCGTGTGCCTTGTTGTATCGTTCCACTCTATGCTTGCATGAATAATCCCTTGGATATTGTAACCAATCTCCAGCCAATCGAGTCGGCCTGATGGCATCATGGTGCCACGGCAAACTCTACGCGTGCCGAGGTTCGAAATGTCGTTTTCGAATGCGGAGGCACAGAAACCCGGCCGCGCAGAACAGAgggtgaggacgacgaacATGGCACGAGGTCGCCTCCGCACCGGTGACTGCTGACTGAAACTGCCGCCACATGCCGCTTAATCTCCCTGAGTGGTCGGCTGCCATGACGGCATGCAACCACCAACAACTCCTTCACTCGGTGAGGTTCCCGCCGCGCCAGGTTCCGGGGACCCGCGGCCGGTCGCGGCCAACACCGAAGCCACGATAGCCGAGACTGCAAGCGTTTACATGGGGGCCAACTCCACAGGTTACTTGGCATCACACCATTGTACACTACACCAGCCTGTACTTCCGGAACATATATATACAGGCGCGCATATCCTATcccctcctcatcatcacACACAATGCCCCACGACAtcaccccccgccgcctagcagccgaggccaaggccagcgcctcggccagcggcaccgccaaggccgacgcaCCAGTGTATCCGGTGGTAATCAACACCGCGCCCAAGGTGTACCCTCCTGTCCGGGCCCAGTCAAACGGCGCAGGCAAGGCGAAGCCGCGCCTGGCCTTCACAGCAGACGAcaaggcgcgcctcgacgccatcctcCACGCGGCGGTCGACTCGCGCCAGGTCAACGCGCTCACCTTTGCCgtgtccgacgccgagggcgagctgtACTTCAActgcgccggcgagcgggtGTTCGGCGAGCCGGACAAGGGCCAGGTGGACGAGCGTACCAGTGAGTTGTTATCGGGCTGGGGCCGACGGCTTGCCGAGCAAACACTGACGTGCGTGTGCCTTTCTCGACCGACCCCACCGACACCTGACCGAACCTTGACCGACCTTATCGCGCCATCGAACCGCTTCCCCTCGGTTCACCTCGGCAATCGCGCAACAGTGTTCCAGCTCTTCTCGTGCACCAAGCTCGTGACCTCGGTGGCGTgtctgctcctcgtcgacgagggagTCATCTCGCTCGACAACCCGGCCGTCATCGACCACTATCTTCCCGAAGTCGCATGCCAGCCGATTCTCCGGGGCTACGCGTCCGACGCGCCGGGGTCCGAGATCCTCGAGCCGCGGACAACGCCGCTCACGCTGCGCCATATCCTCTCGCACACTTCCGGCCTGGCGTACGGCCTCTTCTCGCCTGTGCTGGAGCGGTGGATGA
Encoded here:
- the POLR3D gene encoding DNA-directed RNA polymerase III subunit RPC4 codes for the protein MSGRDIKPRLPAHPGPRRSKPVLVAAAAAEADGTAGPSTSTAPPARSRARAPAADPDAMHVDSAPEASAPPAPRPVAVAAVAGPSTASRSATPTGPNSGANMPALSGGEPAASGVAKMKFKPKMPIRRTVQEPEVKAEPTPAPSTRGRGAPRGRGRGAGPGRGGRPQQVASQTIAAGPFGGTRPGASRRAVVAPPPPARHMGDVTSVEVYSDNEDGSRPGVIDIDAVSALSESAPTSLYRDRDLDGGKAKLKEEKMARLKEIKKARKAERRRRTETAASRARTDDDVDMGGVRVKAEPLSPSASHAALLDPNAGVPAPLVRVGDRMLPADVQQDRDADGRLVRNFVSGTTESTPETDVEFNKAQAVDLSESEEEEEEDDLDGDFVEKEGGDNPEDKLFLFQFPSQMPKLVRHGPIDATGDVAMVEEKPDVKPTAAALKARKKDAAAAPPPEGRIGTLVVMKSGKVKLVFGEGDAGIVMNVSAGVPTTFLQQLVHVDTKAKSANVLGEIHKQYTVTPDIDRLLEELFLNGGETPGDREKRELKRIKMEAGLVKMEPGSP
- the pepF_0 gene encoding Serine-type carboxypeptidase F — translated: MLIAPLVAAILAVPALASRSPFGRVHPLRAYEPEGIARREAFERAALQARAPTNDTNTNTTVSYRYKTPKTEPYLVTALPDVTFNFGELYSGSVAVDANNQTEGSLFFFFAPKAGDPVNEVTIWLNGGPGCSSLEGFIQENGPIIWEPGTIAPVANPYSWNNLTNMLWVDQPIGTGFSAGTPYATSQEEIAAAFAKFFKNWQDIFGIQNYKIYVTGESYAGRYVPYISAEFINQNNTANFDLAGALVYDPVIGDMSQVQTQFPTLGHVEANLNIWGFNDTFMNQLAAIHKECGYQDYLNKYLVFPASGVQPPPGNVTDRCDINDLVFEEEFSINTCFNPYFISQACPVPYDILGMPGTFQYSPPGNPPYFTRPDVVAAIHAPTSFQWKECAAGNVFVKGVDKSALSIEKVLPQVIEKTNRVLISNGDFDFVVMTNGTLLEIQNMTWNGHLGFQSPPYEPWILDTVDVRYDDVFLASGLDGIKGPRGQQGYYHEERGLMWVQTFQAGHMQPEYQPRAAYRHLEWVLGRVQSISDASAPASSSTNSSSGTPSSAPSSQRDSGSAEREPAVVAALLVCLVVSFHSMLA